One segment of Luteolibacter rhizosphaerae DNA contains the following:
- a CDS encoding SDR family oxidoreductase yields the protein MNQFAYIPDEFKGQRILVTGGTQGTGKAITERLKRGGAEVMVTARQEPDSLIADHFVAADVTSPEGIAKVVDAVKASWGGIDMIAHNVGGSNVPGGGFAALTDDLWQHELNLNFLAAVRLDKQLLPGMIEQKRGVIIHISSIQRILPLFESTLAYAAAKAALTTYSKGLSKEVSPKGVRVMSVSPGWINTENVTGFLQRLAESGGITIEEAKQNVMAALGGIPIGRPNQPEEVAELVAFLLSDRAACINGTDYVIDGGTVPTI from the coding sequence ATGAACCAATTCGCTTACATCCCTGACGAGTTCAAAGGGCAACGCATTCTTGTCACCGGCGGCACGCAAGGCACCGGCAAAGCCATCACCGAGCGCCTGAAGCGTGGCGGTGCAGAGGTGATGGTGACCGCCCGGCAGGAACCTGACAGCTTGATCGCAGACCACTTCGTCGCGGCTGATGTCACGTCTCCGGAAGGAATCGCAAAAGTGGTGGATGCTGTGAAAGCATCATGGGGCGGCATCGACATGATCGCTCATAACGTCGGAGGTTCGAATGTGCCGGGCGGTGGCTTCGCTGCCCTTACGGACGACCTCTGGCAGCATGAGCTGAACCTCAATTTCCTTGCCGCTGTCCGGCTGGATAAGCAGCTCCTGCCCGGAATGATTGAACAGAAGCGAGGCGTCATCATCCATATCTCCTCCATCCAGCGCATCCTGCCTCTCTTTGAATCCACGCTGGCCTATGCAGCAGCCAAGGCAGCACTAACCACCTACAGCAAGGGCTTGTCCAAAGAGGTGTCGCCAAAGGGAGTGCGCGTGATGTCGGTATCTCCCGGCTGGATCAACACCGAGAATGTTACGGGTTTTCTCCAGCGGCTGGCAGAAAGCGGTGGCATCACCATCGAGGAAGCAAAGCAGAATGTGATGGCCGCCCTTGGCGGCATTCCTATCGGGCGACCGAATCAGCCGGAAGAAGTGGCGGAACTCGTCGCATTCCTTCTCTCGGATCGCGCTGCCTGCATCAACGGCACCGATTACGTCATCGACGGAGGAACGGTCCCCACGATCTGA
- a CDS encoding DUF4198 domain-containing protein, whose translation MKRLTPLVLCVPLASCSIERNWPAGMKAETYSGRILRESTGKPVGGAEIELKRRGKKFSKSLLGGWAAVQTPELIGTGTSKADGSFQITTRSGYATSAAAQKGELYGSIGSSDQNHSESKRLPDILKIEVK comes from the coding sequence ATGAAACGACTGACCCCCCTCGTGCTTTGCGTGCCGCTCGCCTCATGCTCGATCGAACGCAACTGGCCTGCCGGCATGAAGGCGGAAACATACAGTGGCCGGATACTGCGAGAGTCCACCGGGAAGCCGGTCGGCGGTGCGGAGATCGAGTTGAAGCGGCGAGGGAAGAAGTTCTCGAAAAGCTTGCTCGGTGGCTGGGCCGCGGTTCAGACCCCAGAACTGATCGGCACCGGAACCTCAAAAGCCGATGGCTCGTTCCAAATCACCACCCGCAGCGGCTATGCCACTTCCGCCGCCGCCCAGAAGGGAGAACTCTACGGGAGCATCGGGTCCTCCGACCAGAATCATTCGGAGTCCAAGCGCCTGCCAGACATCTTGAAGATCGAGGTGAAGTAA
- a CDS encoding terminase small subunit: MDDQPTRSQKPRPISPRQLQFARLVADGTTQTAAYFQVYGKKSSKADASALAHHPNVAAEIARRQREAEARADFKREDMIRYLVSILHTPMNELSDAHPLVQELNITRRGDADFIRIKGLAKLEAARLLSQIMGWLKPAPEPTTPEEPVTIVLKKMWD; the protein is encoded by the coding sequence ATGGACGACCAACCGACCCGATCCCAAAAGCCCCGCCCCATCAGCCCGCGCCAGCTCCAGTTCGCCCGCCTCGTCGCCGACGGCACCACTCAGACCGCCGCCTACTTCCAGGTTTACGGCAAGAAATCCAGCAAGGCCGACGCCTCCGCCCTCGCGCATCACCCCAACGTCGCCGCCGAGATTGCCCGCCGCCAGCGCGAGGCCGAAGCCCGTGCCGACTTCAAGCGCGAGGACATGATCCGCTACCTCGTCTCCATCCTCCACACCCCCATGAACGAGCTCAGCGATGCTCACCCTCTCGTTCAGGAACTCAACATCACCCGCCGCGGCGATGCCGACTTCATCCGCATCAAAGGCCTCGCCAAACTCGAAGCCGCCCGCCTCCTCTCCCAGATCATGGGCTGGCTCAAACCCGCCCCCGAACCCACTACCCCCGAAGAACCCGTCACCATCGTCCTCAAGAAAATGTGGGACTAG
- a CDS encoding alpha/beta fold hydrolase, which produces MKAKDLTLWSALGAASLFHIGAEPAAAQSDGNAPAVRNVVLVHGAFADGSGWRGVYDILTRKGYRVSIVQNPLTSLEDDVAATRRVLARQDGPSILVGHSYGGSVITEAGVDEKVAGLVYISALAPDAGESTADQFAEIPAPPEFVIEQGADGFGFVNFEKIKLGFANDTSNADAAFLRDSQVPINMAIFGTKLTKAAWRTKPSWFIVATEDKAIAPKLLHKQAKRIGAEVVEVKTSHVPFITKPKNVAEVIEKAAINSVKETP; this is translated from the coding sequence ATGAAAGCGAAAGATTTGACCCTATGGTCGGCGCTGGGCGCGGCCTCTCTTTTCCACATCGGTGCCGAGCCCGCAGCCGCACAGTCGGACGGAAATGCACCGGCGGTAAGGAATGTAGTGCTGGTGCATGGAGCCTTCGCCGACGGCTCGGGCTGGAGAGGCGTCTATGACATCCTGACTCGCAAGGGGTATCGTGTGTCTATCGTGCAGAACCCCCTTACATCGCTTGAAGACGACGTTGCCGCTACCAGGCGTGTCCTCGCCAGACAGGATGGCCCGTCAATCCTCGTGGGACATTCCTACGGTGGCAGCGTGATCACGGAGGCCGGAGTCGATGAGAAGGTGGCTGGCCTCGTCTACATCTCCGCCCTCGCGCCGGACGCCGGTGAGTCAACTGCCGATCAATTTGCGGAGATCCCCGCTCCACCCGAGTTCGTGATCGAACAGGGGGCCGACGGTTTCGGGTTTGTGAACTTCGAGAAGATCAAACTCGGATTCGCGAACGATACCTCCAATGCCGACGCGGCCTTTTTGAGGGATTCACAGGTGCCCATCAACATGGCGATCTTTGGGACCAAGCTCACGAAGGCCGCGTGGCGGACCAAACCGAGCTGGTTCATCGTCGCGACCGAGGACAAGGCCATTGCTCCCAAGCTTCTGCACAAGCAGGCCAAACGCATCGGTGCAGAGGTGGTGGAAGTCAAAACCAGCCACGTCCCATTCATTACCAAGCCGAAGAATGTGGCTGAGGTCATCGAGAAAGCCGCGATCAACTCTGTGAAGGAAACTCCATAA
- a CDS encoding LysR family transcriptional regulator, giving the protein MELRHLRYFIAVAKHGSFNRAAQTLHLTQPALSRQVKDLEEELSVPLFVRGTNAVTLTAAGDSFYEEAREIIARVDLAVQRIRNQPHTEILRVGYAPSVTAGLLPSVLQRFHAEYPRVRVELTDLFPKDMMNKARDGELDIVITLEAPGSPVPQFRWEELSRIRIVLVMPANHALAKLKRIPPSRLRDIPLVGLAPESFPEHVPYVKKILKPFDVRPHFVALERDGVSTMFASIEALNAAAILAESAVSFMPRSLVCRPFFPAFDPVIAKIGWSQKNPKPHTSAFIELLRKASRRKR; this is encoded by the coding sequence ATGGAACTTCGTCATCTGCGTTATTTCATAGCCGTCGCGAAGCATGGTTCCTTCAATCGCGCCGCGCAGACCTTGCACCTCACGCAGCCTGCGCTCAGCAGGCAGGTGAAGGATCTGGAGGAAGAGCTTTCCGTGCCGCTGTTCGTGCGGGGGACAAACGCGGTGACGCTGACGGCCGCTGGCGATTCATTTTACGAGGAGGCGCGGGAGATCATTGCCCGCGTGGACTTGGCGGTTCAGCGCATCCGTAACCAGCCTCACACCGAGATCTTGCGCGTCGGCTACGCGCCTTCAGTCACAGCCGGCCTCCTTCCAAGTGTGCTGCAGAGGTTTCACGCGGAGTATCCACGCGTGCGCGTTGAGCTCACGGACCTTTTCCCGAAAGACATGATGAACAAGGCCAGAGACGGGGAGCTGGACATCGTCATCACGCTGGAAGCTCCCGGGTCGCCCGTGCCCCAATTTAGGTGGGAGGAACTTTCCAGGATACGCATCGTCCTGGTGATGCCAGCCAACCACGCGCTCGCTAAACTAAAGCGCATACCCCCATCCCGCCTGCGTGATATTCCACTCGTCGGCCTTGCCCCGGAGAGTTTTCCGGAACACGTGCCTTACGTTAAGAAGATCCTGAAGCCCTTCGACGTCCGACCCCATTTTGTGGCCTTGGAGCGGGACGGCGTCTCGACCATGTTCGCGAGCATCGAGGCTCTCAACGCAGCCGCCATTTTGGCAGAAAGCGCCGTGAGTTTCATGCCGCGGTCACTGGTTTGCCGCCCCTTTTTCCCGGCGTTTGACCCGGTGATTGCGAAAATCGGATGGTCCCAGAAGAACCCCAAACCTCACACGAGCGCGTTCATCGAGCTTTTGCGGAAAGCTAGCCGGCGCAAGAGATGA
- a CDS encoding tetratricopeptide repeat protein has product MTIRLLLCLAAAGTAVAQEEPAPPKAEPVNPALEGNAGQDWYERGKNLYDSAKATANEGQRKEIYGRAVEVLSGYLGQFANHPNADAASWYLGESHAALGKEESARKCYREIVKRGGKSPFTMVAANRLAVEHYKKKEFAQAAPLYELMAEAASTPGDRLKGRYFAAVAYDHVKDGNAKAAANYREVLADKSKDNSFRTASQLALGRILTNDGKLEEALPYLEEAAGAGSAAEVRGPAALQAAAVAAKLGKEDVSAKYLELVLKTPGMEGSRENARFALMAAHFDRKDFAKVLEIYKADPAAGTSEQDARRLMLAARSSYELKQYEEAARLFNEVEKHPAGGAWAYEASYLRLLSAYRGKGSHDMAEVDAFLNRYQKDHAEDPKIHTALLIKAEALLEAKKPEEAAKAYRAINAELVSGENRAGMLYNRARCLKEIGDLKGALKSFDDFIAGFPKEKRLPQALFSRALTHQAAGNTAKAVADFDALIASEGPDELKATAYFESGEILAKEEKLPEMIVRYRGFLEKFPKASSERRALASYRVAWALVKSEQVKEALPLAELSRELDPKTYAKPAGLMIAAGHYSLQDAKATGDEIDRAIKEGYDAELPPALVTWAGTQAFQAKGYERAATYLQMVADPKQAASTPKAVWRMLGKAQLETGNPEPALASLDHALAAEEHPTLKTEIMVEKGKALLALKRADEALAIAGEAQDLRPQGRANMEVRLLLGDAYMLKKDPAKANEAYVVAVTFADPNDRELTPLAYHHLARSLEAVGKTADAEKYRKELKEKFPEWKAPE; this is encoded by the coding sequence GTGACGATTCGCCTTTTACTTTGCCTCGCCGCTGCCGGCACTGCCGTGGCTCAGGAAGAACCGGCACCGCCCAAGGCGGAGCCGGTGAACCCGGCGCTGGAGGGCAATGCGGGGCAGGATTGGTACGAGCGCGGGAAGAATCTCTACGATTCGGCGAAGGCGACGGCCAACGAGGGGCAGAGGAAGGAGATCTACGGCCGTGCGGTGGAGGTGCTGAGCGGGTATCTGGGGCAGTTCGCGAATCATCCGAATGCGGATGCAGCTTCCTGGTATCTGGGCGAGAGCCATGCGGCGCTGGGCAAGGAGGAGAGCGCGCGGAAGTGCTATCGCGAGATTGTGAAGCGGGGCGGAAAGTCGCCCTTCACGATGGTGGCGGCGAACCGGCTGGCGGTGGAACACTACAAGAAGAAGGAATTCGCCCAGGCGGCACCGCTCTACGAGCTGATGGCGGAGGCGGCGAGCACGCCGGGGGACCGGCTGAAGGGCCGTTACTTCGCCGCGGTGGCCTACGACCATGTGAAGGACGGGAATGCGAAGGCGGCGGCGAACTACCGCGAGGTGCTGGCCGACAAGTCGAAGGACAACAGCTTCCGCACTGCGAGCCAACTGGCGCTGGGGAGGATTCTAACAAACGATGGGAAGCTGGAGGAGGCACTGCCCTATCTGGAAGAAGCGGCGGGGGCCGGTAGCGCGGCGGAGGTGCGCGGGCCTGCGGCACTGCAGGCGGCGGCGGTGGCGGCGAAGCTGGGGAAGGAAGACGTGTCCGCGAAGTATCTGGAGTTGGTGCTGAAGACGCCGGGCATGGAGGGCTCGCGCGAGAACGCGCGCTTCGCGCTGATGGCGGCGCATTTCGATCGCAAGGACTTCGCAAAGGTGCTGGAAATCTACAAGGCGGACCCGGCTGCGGGAACGAGCGAGCAGGATGCGCGGCGGCTGATGCTGGCGGCGCGATCCAGCTACGAGCTGAAGCAGTATGAGGAGGCGGCTCGACTTTTCAACGAGGTGGAGAAGCACCCGGCGGGTGGTGCATGGGCCTACGAGGCGAGCTATCTGCGGCTGCTCTCCGCGTATCGCGGGAAGGGCTCGCACGACATGGCCGAGGTGGATGCTTTCCTGAACCGCTACCAGAAGGATCATGCGGAAGATCCGAAGATCCACACGGCGCTGCTGATCAAAGCGGAGGCGCTACTGGAAGCGAAGAAGCCGGAGGAGGCGGCGAAGGCATACCGGGCGATCAATGCGGAGCTGGTATCCGGCGAGAACCGAGCGGGGATGCTCTACAACCGCGCGCGGTGCCTGAAGGAGATCGGGGATCTGAAGGGGGCGCTGAAGTCCTTCGACGATTTCATCGCGGGATTCCCGAAGGAGAAGCGTTTGCCACAGGCGCTCTTCAGCCGGGCGCTGACGCATCAGGCGGCGGGGAACACGGCGAAGGCGGTGGCGGACTTCGATGCGCTGATCGCGAGCGAGGGGCCGGACGAGCTGAAGGCGACAGCTTACTTCGAGTCCGGGGAGATCCTGGCGAAGGAGGAGAAGCTGCCGGAAATGATCGTGCGCTATCGGGGCTTCCTGGAGAAGTTCCCGAAGGCGAGCAGCGAGCGGCGGGCGCTGGCGAGCTACCGGGTCGCCTGGGCGCTGGTGAAGAGCGAGCAGGTGAAGGAGGCGCTGCCGCTGGCCGAGCTCTCGCGGGAGCTGGATCCGAAGACTTATGCGAAGCCGGCGGGGCTGATGATCGCGGCCGGACATTACTCGCTGCAGGATGCGAAGGCGACGGGCGACGAGATCGATCGCGCGATCAAGGAGGGGTATGATGCGGAGCTACCCCCGGCGCTGGTGACCTGGGCAGGGACGCAGGCCTTCCAAGCGAAAGGCTACGAGCGGGCGGCGACATATCTGCAGATGGTAGCGGATCCGAAGCAGGCGGCATCGACGCCGAAGGCGGTGTGGCGGATGCTGGGGAAGGCGCAGCTGGAGACAGGGAACCCGGAACCGGCGCTTGCCTCGCTGGATCATGCGCTGGCGGCGGAGGAGCACCCGACGCTGAAGACGGAGATCATGGTGGAGAAGGGCAAGGCGCTGCTGGCGCTGAAGCGAGCGGACGAGGCGCTGGCGATCGCGGGGGAGGCGCAGGATCTGCGGCCGCAGGGCCGGGCGAACATGGAGGTGCGGCTGCTGCTGGGCGACGCCTATATGCTGAAGAAGGATCCGGCGAAGGCGAACGAGGCGTATGTGGTGGCCGTGACCTTCGCCGATCCGAACGACCGCGAGCTGACGCCGCTGGCGTATCATCATCTGGCGAGGTCGCTGGAGGCGGTGGGGAAGACGGCGGATGCGGAGAAGTACCGGAAGGAGCTGAAGGAGAAGTTCCCGGAGTGGAAGGCTCCGGAGTGA
- a CDS encoding TIM-barrel domain-containing protein, with product MASEEFSGNYMEKHTTAVAVVDFSPGGIREARRPGNGIFEFVTDNGVLMRMQLVAEGIVRFRFTPEGRFEDDFSYAIDPAFRGELPAHELIEFADGYALKTGRLSVRIARQGLKTTITDTVSGKILCQDEKGFHWEDNKIFGGEVVKMAKVCQNGEYFYGLGDKSCDLNLRGRKFELWGSDTYAYGRDTDPLYKNVPFYLSLCRGLCYGIFFDNTFRTGFDFGNDKPNVTSFKAQGGEMDYYFIHGETPLEIVQRYTRLTGMAEMPPLWALGYHQCKWSYYPEATVRNITRGFRQRKIPCDAIYLDIDYMDGYRCFTWDAERFPDPKKMVSELEAEGFKTVAIIDPGLKIDPNYPAWVEGIDRNYFCRRQDGALAKGSVWPGLCHFPDFTRPDVREWWATLFKDLIGETGVRGIWNDMNEPAVFEEGTFPHDVRHDYDGHPCSHRKAHNIYGMQMVRATRQGLKLWGKGRRAFSITRSAYAGTQRFACAWTGDNVASWEHLNMANTQCQRLATSGMSFIGSDIGGFIETPTPELYLRWVQLAVFHPFFRTHSSGDHGEQEPWSFGEDTTDWVRRAIEMRYHLLPTIYTAFWQYVSEGTPMLRSLPLVDHQNPDAYWRSAEFFFGDHLYVVPIMAEGEEGRFLYLPKGDWFAYHDDSRPKAVATDIWIECPIDRIPVFVRGGAVVPHWPLQQHVGEIANPEPELRAWWKNGKETSRWYEDEGDGEQWKEEVYRDSTILLEGEEGRVAISREWKGSWTPGYESVEVSFCGIGSAEAELVVSVDGAERAALRGDDGRYRVKVPRDFRKVEMVWVPVEVEVANAGRERSNVE from the coding sequence ATGGCATCCGAAGAGTTTTCCGGCAACTACATGGAGAAGCACACGACCGCGGTGGCGGTGGTGGATTTCTCGCCCGGTGGCATCCGTGAGGCGCGGCGGCCGGGGAATGGGATCTTCGAGTTCGTGACGGACAACGGGGTGCTGATGCGGATGCAACTGGTGGCGGAGGGAATCGTGAGATTCCGCTTCACGCCGGAGGGGCGCTTCGAGGATGACTTCTCCTATGCGATCGATCCGGCATTCCGGGGCGAGCTACCGGCGCACGAGCTGATCGAGTTCGCGGACGGTTATGCATTGAAAACCGGGAGGCTGTCGGTGCGGATTGCACGGCAGGGGCTGAAGACGACGATCACCGACACGGTTTCGGGGAAGATTCTCTGCCAGGACGAGAAAGGTTTCCACTGGGAGGACAACAAGATCTTCGGCGGCGAGGTGGTGAAGATGGCGAAGGTCTGCCAGAACGGGGAATATTTCTACGGGCTGGGCGACAAGAGCTGCGACCTGAACCTGCGAGGCCGGAAGTTCGAGCTATGGGGCAGCGACACCTATGCCTACGGACGGGACACCGATCCGCTGTATAAGAACGTGCCCTTCTACCTGAGCCTGTGCCGGGGCCTGTGCTACGGAATCTTCTTCGACAACACTTTCCGCACGGGCTTCGACTTCGGCAACGACAAGCCGAACGTGACCAGCTTCAAGGCGCAGGGCGGTGAGATGGATTACTATTTCATCCACGGCGAGACGCCGCTGGAGATCGTGCAACGCTACACGCGTCTAACAGGGATGGCGGAGATGCCACCGCTGTGGGCGCTGGGCTACCACCAGTGCAAGTGGAGCTACTATCCGGAAGCGACGGTGCGGAACATCACGCGGGGCTTCCGGCAGCGGAAGATTCCCTGCGATGCGATCTACCTGGATATCGACTACATGGATGGCTACCGCTGCTTCACGTGGGATGCGGAGCGCTTCCCCGATCCGAAGAAGATGGTGAGCGAGCTGGAGGCGGAGGGCTTCAAGACCGTGGCGATCATCGACCCGGGGCTGAAGATCGACCCGAACTACCCGGCGTGGGTCGAGGGAATCGACAGGAACTACTTCTGCCGGCGGCAGGACGGCGCGCTGGCGAAGGGCTCGGTGTGGCCGGGCCTGTGTCACTTCCCGGACTTCACGCGACCCGATGTGCGGGAATGGTGGGCGACCCTGTTCAAGGATCTGATCGGCGAGACCGGCGTGCGCGGGATCTGGAACGACATGAACGAGCCCGCGGTGTTCGAAGAAGGAACCTTCCCGCACGATGTGCGCCACGACTACGACGGGCATCCCTGCTCGCACCGGAAGGCGCATAACATCTACGGCATGCAGATGGTGCGGGCGACGCGGCAAGGGCTGAAGCTGTGGGGCAAGGGGCGGCGGGCATTCTCGATCACGCGGTCGGCCTATGCGGGGACGCAGCGTTTCGCTTGTGCGTGGACGGGAGACAACGTGGCAAGCTGGGAGCACCTGAACATGGCGAACACGCAATGCCAGCGGCTCGCCACTTCGGGGATGTCTTTCATCGGTTCGGATATCGGCGGCTTCATCGAGACACCGACGCCGGAGCTCTATCTGCGCTGGGTGCAGCTGGCGGTGTTCCATCCGTTCTTCCGCACGCATTCCTCGGGTGATCACGGGGAGCAGGAGCCGTGGAGCTTCGGCGAAGACACGACAGACTGGGTGCGGCGGGCGATCGAGATGCGCTACCACCTGCTACCGACGATCTACACGGCCTTCTGGCAGTATGTGAGCGAGGGCACGCCGATGCTGAGATCCCTGCCGCTGGTGGATCACCAGAATCCGGATGCCTACTGGCGCAGCGCGGAGTTTTTCTTCGGCGACCATCTGTATGTGGTGCCGATCATGGCGGAGGGCGAGGAAGGTCGCTTCCTGTATCTGCCGAAGGGCGATTGGTTCGCGTATCACGACGACTCGCGGCCGAAGGCGGTGGCGACGGATATCTGGATCGAGTGTCCGATCGACCGGATCCCGGTGTTTGTCCGCGGCGGGGCGGTGGTGCCGCACTGGCCACTGCAGCAGCATGTGGGAGAGATCGCGAATCCGGAGCCGGAGCTGCGGGCTTGGTGGAAGAACGGTAAGGAGACGAGCCGCTGGTATGAGGACGAGGGGGATGGGGAGCAGTGGAAGGAGGAGGTCTACCGGGACTCGACGATTTTGTTAGAGGGTGAGGAGGGGCGTGTGGCGATCTCGCGGGAGTGGAAGGGTTCCTGGACTCCGGGATATGAGTCGGTGGAGGTGAGCTTCTGCGGGATCGGGAGCGCGGAGGCGGAGCTGGTGGTGAGCGTGGATGGAGCGGAGCGTGCGGCGCTGCGGGGGGATGATGGGAGGTACCGGGTGAAGGTGCCGCGGGATTTCAGGAAGGTGGAGATGGTATGGGTGCCGGTGGAGGTGGAGGTGGCGAATGCGGGGAGGGAGAGATCGAACGTGGAGTGA
- a CDS encoding nuclear transport factor 2 family protein: MKADTQLPEAVTRYIEASNRFDAESAAACFTPEATVRDEGKTHVGTEQIRSWVSHSSEAYQPQASVVGAEQKGDKLAVTVNVTGQFPGSPVELDFEFLLSGEKIAELAVH, encoded by the coding sequence ATGAAAGCAGACACACAACTACCAGAGGCAGTAACCCGATACATCGAAGCATCCAACCGCTTCGATGCGGAATCGGCGGCCGCCTGTTTCACGCCCGAAGCGACCGTTCGCGACGAAGGGAAAACTCACGTCGGAACCGAGCAAATCAGGAGCTGGGTCTCGCACTCGAGCGAAGCGTATCAACCTCAAGCAAGCGTCGTCGGAGCTGAGCAAAAGGGGGATAAGCTGGCGGTCACGGTCAACGTCACCGGTCAATTCCCCGGAAGTCCGGTCGAACTCGATTTCGAGTTTCTCCTGAGTGGCGAGAAAATCGCCGAACTCGCGGTTCATTGA
- a CDS encoding LLM class flavin-dependent oxidoreductase yields the protein MEIGIDSFVINSSAAPDGGGLTTADRMSNLLEEIECADQAGLHVFGIGEHHRPDFADSAPAVILSAAAGRTQRIRLTSAVTVLSAHDPVRVFQDFATLDLVSKGRAEMIVGRGSFVDAYPLFGLSLDDYDSLFTEKLELLLRIRENPMVHWSGKHRPRLTGQGIYPRPIQNPLPVWLGVGGTPESFIRAGVLGLPLMVAIIGGSPERFRPLVDLYRQAGAQAGHPPERLTLGVHAIGYVAENNEQAAEDFAPGYLRSFNEIGKERGWGPTTRAHFNAGASPRGALMVGDPETVAKKILSYDAELGGISRMTFQMSVASLPHDQALNSIRLIGKEVIPLLKGTHSEV from the coding sequence ATGGAAATCGGTATCGATAGCTTCGTTATCAACTCATCGGCGGCACCTGATGGCGGTGGACTCACCACCGCCGACCGCATGAGCAACCTTCTCGAAGAGATCGAGTGCGCGGACCAAGCGGGGCTCCACGTCTTCGGAATCGGAGAGCACCATAGGCCTGACTTTGCGGATTCGGCACCCGCGGTCATCCTCTCGGCAGCAGCGGGCCGCACCCAGCGTATCCGCCTCACCAGCGCTGTTACCGTTCTCAGTGCGCACGATCCGGTGCGCGTTTTCCAAGACTTCGCGACCCTCGACTTGGTTTCGAAAGGTCGCGCTGAGATGATCGTCGGGCGCGGTTCTTTCGTCGATGCCTACCCGCTGTTCGGTCTCTCCTTGGACGACTACGACTCGCTCTTCACCGAGAAGCTGGAGCTTCTGCTCAGGATCAGGGAGAACCCGATGGTTCACTGGTCCGGCAAGCATCGCCCGCGGCTCACCGGACAGGGAATTTATCCGCGTCCGATCCAGAACCCTCTGCCCGTCTGGCTCGGGGTCGGAGGCACGCCGGAATCCTTCATCCGTGCCGGTGTTTTAGGCCTTCCCCTCATGGTCGCGATCATCGGCGGCTCCCCGGAGCGCTTCCGTCCCTTGGTCGATCTTTACCGACAGGCAGGGGCACAGGCCGGTCATCCGCCCGAGCGTCTCACCTTGGGAGTCCACGCGATCGGCTACGTAGCGGAGAACAACGAACAGGCGGCGGAAGACTTCGCGCCCGGCTACCTCCGCAGCTTCAACGAAATTGGCAAGGAGCGCGGCTGGGGACCCACCACGCGGGCTCACTTCAACGCTGGAGCTTCGCCCCGAGGAGCCCTGATGGTCGGAGATCCGGAAACCGTCGCGAAAAAGATCCTCTCCTACGACGCCGAGCTCGGCGGCATCTCCCGCATGACCTTTCAGATGAGCGTCGCCTCACTACCCCACGATCAAGCGCTAAACTCCATCAGGTTGATCGGGAAGGAGGTGATACCTTTGCTGAAGGGGACGCACAGTGAAGTCTGA